TTAATATCTCCGGTGTCCTCTTTCACTACAAACATATTTGAAACAGTTTTCAGAGAAATTAGCTCACCTGCTTCAGAAAATTTAATAGAATTTCTATCACCGGTTATACCTATTGCATCAGGATCATAGGCAAGAATTTTTCCAACAGAGGTCTCCACGCTGACCGGATTTTCAGGTTCAACTGATTTCAACTGTCCTGAATCGTAATAGGAAATTCCTGTCTTAACACTCAGTTCACCAACCGGAGTTGAAATCTTAACAGTCTCTCCGGGCCAGAAAGTAAGGCTCCTGATTTCCCCTTCCGGACTTAGATATATTGAAATTATGAGAGCTTCCAACTCTCCTGCCGGCGTTTTTAATTTAATGGGTCGGGCAAGTCCACGTTCATCTTCCTCTCCCCAGTAGCCGCTAAGGCAGCCATCAAGAGGGAAAAGACGTTTCAGCTTACCATCCGGATAGAATGTAACTTTCTCAACTGGAATCCGTCCTTGAGGAATTTCAACCTCTGCCTGCTCCTGCAAAGGAAGTACATTGATCATACCATTTTCATGATATGTCAGATACGGAGTCTGCCTTTTTCTCAGCTCATCACCGCAATACTGGGGGATAAAAACCCCGTACGCTGTCTTGAGCGGACTTTCTTTCTGCGGAGAACAGGCTCTGATAACTCCGGAAGGATAATATTCCATTTTGGGTCTGGCTTCTATCGAACCAAATACTGTTTCAACGATTGACATGGTTATCACCTCTGCAAAAGATATTGCAAAACAAAGGCCAACTTCATTGTTTTATTATATAGATTAGATATTACAATATGATAGATGTCAAAAAGCACTTTTTAAACTTTAAATAAAAACCATTGATGGCAAGACATAATTGTTTCCTGCTACATTTATGTGTTTTATTTTTGTTTCCTGCTCCAATATAACACTCTCTGCAAATAAGAATTTTCCCGGAAATTCAACTTTTCAGTCTTAGTTAAACCGCCCCAACACATAAACTTAGTTACGGACAGCAGGCATAAGAAAAGCCTCCGCAACCTATCAGGCTGGGAGGCTTTTCGATAATTTATACTGTTAGTTCTGCATGGTGATAATAACGTCATTCAATTCGACAGCTAGAGAAGACATCTGCTTTACTGCATCTTCCGACTCTTCCATTGCCGCTGAATTTTCCTGTGCTATAGAATTAATTCTTTCAGTGGAATGGCTGATCTGCTCACTGGCGGCAGATTGCTCTTCACTTGCGGCAGCGATGCTCCTGACCTGATCAGTTGTTTCTGAAACCATTGAAACAATCTCAGCAAGCACCTCTCCGGATCTGCTGACAAGGTCGTTGGCATTGTTAACAGCTTCTGTGGATTCTTCTGTGCTCGAAATATTTTTACGAGCACTTTCCTGAATACTTTTAATATAACCACCAACTTCATTGGTGGCGGTCATGGTTTTTTCAGCAAGTTTCCTGACTTCATCGGCAACAACAGCAAAGCCTCTGCCGGCTTCTCCGGCTCTTGCTGCTTCAATAGCCGCGTTAAGAGCAAGCAGGTTGGTCTGATCCGCAATATCGCTGATAACCCCCATGATAGTACCAATTCCTTCGGCCTGTTGACCAAGATCGGCCATGCTGGACTGTAACTCCTCAGACATGTTGCGAACCCGGTGAATAGTTTCAACAACCTGATGTACTATCTGTTCACCCTGATGGGCTTTATCTTTTGATTCTTCTGCTGTTCCGGCGGCATTAGCGGCATTTCTGGCAACTTCAAGTACGGTTGAGTTCATCTGCTCCATGGCTGTGGCTGTTTCTTCAGCCATATTTCTCTGCTGCTCGGCACCACGGCTGGTTTGCAGAATCTGGGAGGCAAGGCTTGATGAATATTCCGAGACCTGTCTGGAAATGGATGTAGCTTTTGCGGCTGCTTCTGATATCTGCTTATTTTTGCTTTCAATGAGTAACTGCTGCTGCTTTATTTCAGTCATATCGGTTATCATTAAAAAAGCACCTATCAGTTCATTATCAAGATCAAACAGAGGGGAAACATTGATCAAGGTTTCTTTTATGGCGCCGTTTGAATTTTTTATCTCAACTTCAACATTATGCTGTGCTTTATTTTCTGAAATAGCTTTACCGGCAATTGTTTTACGGCCCGGATCACCATAAACCAGCTCACCAATGGTCATCCCCAGATAATTTTCCGGAACTCCTTCATGATCACAGAGATTAAGCATTTCTTTATTTACAAAAAGTATTTTCTCTTCAGAATCAGCCACAACGGAAGGAATGGAAAGACCATTCAGAACGCCTTCTGAAAAACCAAGCTTATTCTTTAATTCAGAGACCATAGAAACTATATCGGCAGACAGGTCGGCAAATTCGCAGGAATATTTACCTTTCAGTGAAGCCTGAAAATCTCCTTTAGCGATCCTTCCTGTAAATTCCATAATTCTGCTTATAGGCTTGATAACTGTGCTTTTGAGGAAAAGAACAAGAATGAGCACAAGGAGAACGACAACAACAACGCCTATAACAATTAAAATATTTCTCTGACTTGTAGCTGCACTGGTCAGATCGTGCTCGTATGCAGTCATACACATGATCCAGCCTGTGGAAGGAACCTTCATAAAGGTAACTTTTTTAAGCTCCCCTTCCCATTCATACTGCATAGTTCCTGAGCCAATGCTCAAAATATCCCGGATGAACTTATATTTGGTGAGATCTTGCAACAAAAGACTTTTATTCGTCTTATGCCCGATCATCGTACCGTCTTTGTCGAGGATAAAGCCATAGCCGTCATTACCTATGGTTACCTTGCCAAGCAGTTCCTGTTCATATTTTTCCCAGTCAAGCCCCACAACAAGACCGCCAAGAACTTTTCCAGTAGGATCTTTAACAGGAACAGCAATCATGAACAGCTTACCTTCTCCGTCAGAGGCTTTTACAACTTTTGATAATGTATAATTATCACCTGCCATAATTGCCTTATAATAATCTCTGGAACTAATGTTTATCCCTTGAAGATCTTTACCCCCACTATCTTCTCCAAATGAATAAACTCCATCAGCATTAAAGCCTCCTATAAATTCAATCTTATCGAAGTGCTTTAAAAGTGACCGAACCTGTTTGTTGGTGTAAGCTGAAAAATTTGTATCTCTTATTGATTTTCTAAATGTGGTATTAACTGAAAGACTTTTTAAAAGGACTAGATTTAAACGTACCACCTGCTCCAATTC
The sequence above is drawn from the Maridesulfovibrio bastinii DSM 16055 genome and encodes:
- a CDS encoding cadherin repeat domain-containing protein, whose translation is MSIVETVFGSIEARPKMEYYPSGVIRACSPQKESPLKTAYGVFIPQYCGDELRKRQTPYLTYHENGMINVLPLQEQAEVEIPQGRIPVEKVTFYPDGKLKRLFPLDGCLSGYWGEEDERGLARPIKLKTPAGELEALIISIYLSPEGEIRSLTFWPGETVKISTPVGELSVKTGISYYDSGQLKSVEPENPVSVETSVGKILAYDPDAIGITGDRNSIKFSEAGELISLKTVSNMFVVKEDTGDIKRVEPPLKYSPLDGETLEPSPLTVTFMEGFVCLSAEKMQDVVARTENVTARRYAQLFAM
- a CDS encoding methyl-accepting chemotaxis protein — its product is MKFNSLNSRVGGIITLGVVISVAILIFVVSTMTNRAVFSIQEKNMQEMNSVLVDELEQVVRLNLVLLKSLSVNTTFRKSIRDTNFSAYTNKQVRSLLKHFDKIEFIGGFNADGVYSFGEDSGGKDLQGINISSRDYYKAIMAGDNYTLSKVVKASDGEGKLFMIAVPVKDPTGKVLGGLVVGLDWEKYEQELLGKVTIGNDGYGFILDKDGTMIGHKTNKSLLLQDLTKYKFIRDILSIGSGTMQYEWEGELKKVTFMKVPSTGWIMCMTAYEHDLTSAATSQRNILIVIGVVVVVLLVLILVLFLKSTVIKPISRIMEFTGRIAKGDFQASLKGKYSCEFADLSADIVSMVSELKNKLGFSEGVLNGLSIPSVVADSEEKILFVNKEMLNLCDHEGVPENYLGMTIGELVYGDPGRKTIAGKAISENKAQHNVEVEIKNSNGAIKETLINVSPLFDLDNELIGAFLMITDMTEIKQQQLLIESKNKQISEAAAKATSISRQVSEYSSSLASQILQTSRGAEQQRNMAEETATAMEQMNSTVLEVARNAANAAGTAEESKDKAHQGEQIVHQVVETIHRVRNMSEELQSSMADLGQQAEGIGTIMGVISDIADQTNLLALNAAIEAARAGEAGRGFAVVADEVRKLAEKTMTATNEVGGYIKSIQESARKNISSTEESTEAVNNANDLVSRSGEVLAEIVSMVSETTDQVRSIAAASEEQSAASEQISHSTERINSIAQENSAAMEESEDAVKQMSSLAVELNDVIITMQN